Proteins encoded by one window of Pseudomonas sp. LS44:
- the fadD1 gene encoding long-chain-fatty-acid--CoA ligase FadD1 → MTDNFWKDKYPVGVAAEINPDQFGNVQAVLKLSCERFADKPAFSNLGKTITYGELYELSGVFAAYLQQNTDLKPGDRIAVQLPNVLQYPVVVFGAMRAGLIVVNTNPLYTAREMEHQFNDSGAKALVCLANMAHLAEQVLPKTGIKHVIVTEVGDLLPAFKRLLVNSVVKYVKKMVPAYHLPNAVKFTAVMAKGRGQAVQEASPQGNDVVVLQYTGGTTGVAKGAMLTHRNLVANMLQCRELMGANLNEGCEVLITPLPLYHIYAFTFHCMAMMLIGAHNILVTNPRDLPGTVKELGQWKFTGFVGLNTLFVALCNNEDFRKLDFSALKATFSGGMALQLATAERWQAVTGCGICEGYGMTETSPVVSVNPFQHIQVGTIGIPVPSTLCKVIDDAGNDLPMGERGELCVKGPQVMKGYWQRQEATDEILDANGWLKTGDIAVIQDDGYMRIVDRKKDMILVSGFNVYPNELEDVLATLPGVLQCAAIGVPDEKSGEVIKVFVVVKPGESVTKEQVMEHMRANLTGYKVPKAVEFRDVLPTTNVGKILRRELRDEELKKLGKK, encoded by the coding sequence ATGACCGATAACTTCTGGAAGGATAAATACCCCGTTGGGGTGGCTGCCGAGATCAATCCCGATCAGTTCGGGAATGTTCAGGCGGTGCTGAAACTGTCCTGCGAGCGGTTCGCCGACAAGCCTGCTTTCAGCAACTTGGGCAAGACCATCACCTATGGCGAGCTGTATGAACTGTCCGGCGTGTTCGCCGCGTATCTGCAGCAGAACACCGATCTCAAGCCCGGTGATCGCATCGCCGTGCAGCTGCCCAACGTGTTGCAATACCCGGTCGTAGTGTTCGGTGCCATGCGCGCCGGCCTCATCGTGGTCAACACCAACCCGCTGTACACCGCGCGGGAAATGGAACACCAGTTCAACGACTCCGGTGCCAAGGCGCTGGTTTGTCTGGCCAACATGGCCCACCTGGCCGAGCAGGTGCTGCCGAAGACCGGCATCAAGCACGTGATCGTCACCGAAGTGGGCGACCTGCTGCCGGCGTTCAAGCGCCTGCTGGTCAACAGCGTGGTCAAGTACGTGAAGAAGATGGTGCCGGCCTACCACCTGCCGAACGCGGTGAAGTTCACCGCCGTCATGGCCAAAGGCCGCGGCCAGGCCGTGCAGGAAGCCAGCCCGCAAGGCAATGACGTCGTGGTGTTGCAATACACCGGCGGCACCACCGGCGTGGCCAAGGGTGCAATGCTGACCCACCGCAACCTGGTGGCCAACATGCTGCAGTGCCGCGAGCTGATGGGCGCCAACCTCAACGAAGGTTGCGAAGTCCTCATCACGCCGCTGCCGCTGTACCACATCTATGCGTTCACCTTTCACTGCATGGCGATGATGCTGATCGGCGCCCACAACATCCTCGTCACCAACCCGCGCGACTTGCCGGGCACCGTGAAGGAACTGGGGCAATGGAAGTTCACCGGCTTTGTCGGCCTCAATACGCTGTTCGTTGCCCTGTGCAACAACGAAGACTTCCGCAAGCTGGACTTCTCCGCCCTGAAGGCGACCTTCTCCGGCGGCATGGCCCTGCAACTGGCCACCGCCGAGCGCTGGCAGGCCGTCACCGGTTGCGGCATCTGCGAAGGTTACGGCATGACCGAGACCAGCCCGGTGGTGTCGGTCAACCCGTTCCAGCACATCCAGGTCGGCACCATCGGCATTCCGGTTCCATCGACCCTGTGCAAGGTCATCGACGATGCCGGCAACGACCTGCCCATGGGCGAGCGTGGCGAACTGTGCGTCAAGGGCCCACAGGTGATGAAGGGCTACTGGCAGCGCCAGGAAGCCACCGACGAGATCCTCGACGCCAACGGCTGGTTGAAGACCGGCGACATCGCCGTGATTCAGGACGACGGCTACATGCGCATCGTCGACCGCAAGAAGGACATGATTCTGGTGTCCGGCTTCAACGTCTACCCGAACGAACTGGAAGACGTGCTCGCCACCCTGCCGGGCGTGCTGCAATGCGCGGCGATCGGCGTGCCGGACGAGAAATCCGGCGAGGTGATCAAGGTGTTCGTCGTCGTCAAACCGGGCGAAAGCGTGACCAAGGAACAGGTCATGGAGCACATGCGCGCCAACCTGACCGGCTACAAAGTGCCGAAAGCCGTCGAGTTCCGCGACGTGCTGCCGACCACCAACGTCGGCAAGATCCTGCGTCGCGAACTGCGTGACGAAGAGCTGAAGAAGCTGGGCAAGAAGTAA
- a CDS encoding thioesterase domain-containing protein encodes MAASTDDITRAETLTRYLHENIPLTQFMAIRALPSVPGQLRLSAPHAPNRNPHNTVFGGSLATLAIATGWTLLFDALQREGLKAALVIQHFACDYRAPAAAEFVAAARLPEDWPAFLDTLRNRGRARLNLPIQLSCTDQPVLTAHARYVAILER; translated from the coding sequence ATGGCCGCTTCTACCGACGACATCACCCGCGCCGAGACGCTGACTCGCTACCTGCACGAGAACATCCCGCTCACCCAGTTCATGGCCATTCGCGCCTTGCCCAGCGTCCCCGGCCAGCTGCGCCTGAGCGCGCCCCACGCGCCGAATCGCAATCCGCACAACACGGTATTCGGCGGCAGCCTGGCGACCCTGGCCATCGCCACCGGCTGGACCTTGCTGTTCGACGCCCTGCAGCGCGAAGGCCTCAAGGCCGCGCTGGTGATTCAGCACTTCGCCTGCGACTACCGTGCCCCGGCCGCCGCCGAATTCGTCGCCGCCGCTCGATTGCCCGAGGACTGGCCGGCGTTTCTCGACACCTTGCGCAACCGCGGCCGCGCCCGCCTGAACCTGCCGATCCAGCTGAGCTGCACCGACCAGCCGGTACTCACCGCTCACGCGCGCTACGTCGCCATTCTGGAACGCTGA
- the hrpA gene encoding ATP-dependent RNA helicase HrpA, whose translation MTDIASLDSLLKNLDQAMLADRHRLRRQLHELHKHSAQPDAAKLAQWLERFQASCAKVEARRASVPVMRYDDALPIAAKRDEIKAALEKHQVLVIAGETGSGKTTQLPKICLEIGRGQHGLIGHTQPRRLAARSVATRVAEEIGTPLGELVGYQVRFEDQSKDSTLIKLMTDGILLAETQHDRFLEKYDTIIVDEAHERSLNIDFLLGYLKTLLPRRPDLKVIITSATIDLERFSKHFDDAPIVEVSGRTFPVDTWYRPLAAEVDEEGERLLDDLTVDQGILAALDEIAAFERSEGKRPGDVLIFLPGEREIREAAEVLRKANLRFTEVLPLYARLTPAEQQKIFAPMAGRKIVLATNVAETSLTVPGIRYVIDSGTARISRYSYRAKVQRLPIEAVSQASANQRKGRCGRVEPGICVRLYSEEDFLGRPAFTDPEILRTNLAAVILQMLHLRLGTIEDFPFIEPPEGKAISDGFTLLQELSAVNRENQLTPIGRQLARLPIDPRLGRMVLEAAKLGSLDEVLIVASALSVQDPRERPMDRQQAADQAHAQWKDVDSDFAALVNLWRGFEEKRQELGSNPLRNWCKKNFLNYLRLREWRDSHRQLVLIARELQLSGNRTADTRSAARRVDNAAGLSTAVDGSGHPPYKGGVGQGSPVGWVERSDTHAAQSAPVAQNDGHRSAQRHPTKAAAGNADKPLDEQQQRSVDYAKLHKAILSGLLSQIGQKTEDGDYLGARQRRFWLHPSSVIGRKRPQWVMAAELMETTKLFARQVAKIEPDWIEPLAGHLIKKNHFEPHWEKKRGQVVAFEQVTLYGLIVVGRRPVHYGPVDPTVARELFIREGLVRGEINSRAKCLTANRLLLEKLDELEAKARRRDILADEETLFAYYEARIPQDIYQTASFESWYKTESQKNPQLLIMREEDVLARDAKEITAAQYPDILHLGELQLPLSYHFEPNHPRDGVTLRVPAPLLPQLPSERLEWLVPGLLEAKAIALVRNLPKALRKNFVPVPDFVGAALSKLTFGHGSLPEALGRELLRMTGARVSDEAWSEAAAQLDGHLKMNLEVVDANGKFLGEGRDLAELTARFAEASQAALAIPQSATGQKPVQAKEFAEVAEKTQQKIAGLSMTVFPALVEDGGVVKEERFSTHAEAEFQHRRALQRLLLQQLAEPAKFLRSKLPGLTELGLLYRELGRVEALVEDILLASLDSCILDGVSPLPRDGAALAALAEKKRGVWTEHAERLARLTLDILKLWHSLQKRFKGKIDLAQAMALNDIKQQLANLVYPGFVRETPAEWLKELPRYLKAIDQRLDKVGAQLQRDRVWTGELTGYWEQYKARLAKHSQEGKRDPELVLYRWMLEEYRVSLFAQQLGTKMAVSDKRMNKQWSSVDA comes from the coding sequence ATGACCGATATCGCCTCCCTCGATTCCCTGCTGAAAAACCTCGATCAGGCCATGCTGGCCGATCGTCACCGGCTGCGCCGCCAACTGCACGAGCTGCACAAACACTCGGCACAGCCCGATGCGGCCAAGCTGGCGCAGTGGCTGGAGCGTTTCCAGGCCTCCTGCGCCAAGGTCGAGGCGCGCCGCGCCAGCGTGCCGGTGATGCGCTACGACGATGCCCTGCCGATCGCCGCCAAGCGCGACGAAATCAAGGCCGCGCTGGAGAAGCATCAAGTCCTGGTGATCGCCGGCGAAACCGGCTCAGGCAAGACCACCCAGCTGCCGAAAATCTGCCTGGAGATCGGTCGCGGTCAGCACGGCTTGATCGGCCACACCCAGCCCCGCCGGCTGGCCGCGCGCAGCGTCGCCACCCGCGTTGCCGAAGAGATCGGCACGCCGCTCGGCGAGCTGGTCGGCTATCAGGTGCGCTTCGAGGATCAGAGCAAGGACAGCACGCTGATCAAGCTGATGACCGACGGCATCCTGCTCGCCGAGACTCAGCACGACCGCTTCCTCGAGAAGTACGACACGATCATCGTCGACGAGGCCCATGAACGCAGCCTCAACATCGACTTCCTGCTCGGCTACCTGAAAACCCTGCTGCCACGCCGCCCGGATCTGAAGGTCATCATCACCTCGGCGACCATCGACCTGGAGCGCTTCAGCAAGCATTTCGACGATGCACCGATCGTCGAAGTCTCCGGCCGGACCTTTCCGGTCGACACCTGGTACCGCCCGCTGGCCGCCGAGGTGGACGAGGAGGGCGAGCGCCTGCTCGACGACCTCACCGTCGACCAGGGCATCCTCGCTGCGCTGGATGAGATCGCCGCGTTCGAGCGCAGCGAGGGCAAGCGCCCCGGCGACGTCCTGATTTTCCTGCCCGGCGAACGCGAGATCCGCGAGGCCGCCGAAGTGTTGCGCAAGGCCAACCTGCGCTTCACCGAAGTGTTGCCGCTGTATGCGCGATTGACTCCGGCCGAGCAGCAGAAGATTTTCGCGCCAATGGCCGGACGCAAGATCGTCCTCGCCACCAACGTCGCGGAAACCTCGCTGACCGTGCCGGGCATCCGCTACGTGATCGACAGCGGCACTGCGCGCATCAGCCGCTACAGCTATCGCGCCAAGGTTCAGCGCCTGCCCATCGAAGCCGTCTCGCAGGCCAGCGCCAACCAGCGCAAGGGCCGTTGCGGGCGGGTCGAGCCGGGCATCTGTGTGCGCCTGTACAGCGAGGAAGACTTCCTCGGCCGTCCGGCCTTTACCGATCCGGAAATACTGCGTACCAACCTCGCCGCGGTGATCCTGCAGATGCTTCATCTGCGTCTCGGCACCATCGAGGATTTTCCCTTTATCGAGCCGCCGGAAGGTAAGGCGATCAGCGACGGTTTCACCCTGTTGCAGGAGCTGTCCGCGGTAAACCGCGAGAACCAGCTGACGCCGATCGGCCGCCAGTTGGCGCGTCTGCCCATCGACCCGCGCCTCGGTCGGATGGTCCTCGAAGCCGCCAAGCTCGGCAGTCTCGACGAAGTGCTGATCGTCGCCAGCGCGCTGTCCGTGCAAGACCCGCGTGAGCGGCCAATGGACCGCCAGCAGGCCGCCGACCAGGCCCACGCGCAGTGGAAAGACGTGGATTCCGACTTCGCCGCGCTGGTCAACTTGTGGCGCGGCTTCGAGGAGAAACGCCAGGAACTCGGCTCCAATCCGCTGCGCAACTGGTGCAAGAAGAACTTCCTGAATTACCTGCGCCTGCGCGAATGGCGCGACTCACACCGCCAGCTGGTGCTGATCGCTCGCGAGTTGCAACTGTCCGGCAACCGCACGGCTGATACCCGCTCTGCTGCCCGTAGGGTGGACAACGCCGCAGGCTTGTCCACCGCGGTGGATGGCTCCGGCCATCCACCCTACAAGGGCGGCGTCGGCCAAGGTAGCCCCGTAGGATGGGTTGAGCGCAGCGATACCCATGCGGCCCAATCTGCCCCCGTCGCCCAGAACGATGGGCATCGCTCCGCTCAGCGCCATCCTACGAAGGCGGCTGCCGGCAACGCCGACAAACCCCTGGACGAGCAGCAGCAACGCAGCGTCGACTACGCCAAATTGCACAAGGCGATCCTCTCCGGTCTGCTCAGCCAGATCGGCCAGAAGACCGAAGACGGCGATTACCTCGGCGCGCGCCAGCGGCGTTTCTGGCTGCATCCGTCCAGCGTGATTGGCCGCAAACGGCCGCAATGGGTGATGGCCGCCGAGCTGATGGAAACCACCAAACTGTTCGCCCGCCAAGTCGCGAAAATCGAGCCGGATTGGATCGAGCCGCTGGCCGGCCACCTGATCAAGAAAAACCACTTCGAACCGCATTGGGAGAAGAAGCGCGGCCAGGTCGTCGCCTTCGAGCAAGTCACCCTGTATGGCCTGATCGTGGTCGGTCGCCGCCCGGTGCACTACGGTCCGGTTGACCCGACGGTAGCGCGCGAATTGTTCATCCGCGAAGGCCTGGTGCGCGGCGAAATCAACAGCCGCGCCAAGTGCCTGACCGCCAACCGCCTGCTGCTGGAAAAACTCGACGAGCTGGAGGCCAAGGCGCGCCGCCGCGACATCCTCGCCGACGAGGAAACCCTGTTCGCCTACTACGAGGCGCGCATCCCGCAGGACATTTACCAAACCGCCAGTTTCGAGAGTTGGTACAAGACCGAGAGTCAGAAGAATCCGCAGCTGCTGATCATGCGCGAGGAAGACGTCCTGGCCCGCGATGCCAAGGAAATCACCGCCGCGCAGTACCCGGACATCCTGCACCTCGGCGAGTTGCAACTGCCGCTCAGCTACCACTTCGAGCCCAATCACCCGCGTGACGGCGTGACCCTACGCGTGCCGGCACCGCTGCTTCCGCAGCTGCCCAGCGAGCGCCTCGAATGGCTGGTGCCGGGCCTGCTCGAGGCCAAGGCCATCGCCCTGGTGCGTAACCTGCCCAAGGCGCTGCGCAAGAACTTCGTGCCGGTGCCGGACTTCGTTGGCGCCGCGCTCAGCAAGCTGACCTTCGGCCACGGCAGTTTGCCGGAAGCGCTCGGCCGCGAACTGCTGCGCATGACTGGCGCGCGCGTCTCCGATGAGGCCTGGAGCGAAGCCGCCGCGCAGCTCGACGGTCACCTGAAGATGAATCTGGAAGTGGTCGATGCCAACGGCAAGTTCCTCGGCGAAGGCCGCGATTTGGCCGAACTGACTGCGCGCTTCGCCGAAGCCAGCCAGGCTGCGTTAGCCATTCCGCAGAGCGCCACGGGGCAAAAGCCGGTGCAAGCCAAGGAGTTCGCCGAGGTCGCCGAGAAGACTCAGCAGAAGATCGCCGGCCTCTCGATGACCGTGTTCCCGGCGCTGGTGGAAGACGGCGGGGTGGTCAAGGAAGAGCGCTTCTCGACCCACGCCGAAGCCGAATTCCAGCACCGCCGCGCCTTGCAGCGCCTGCTTCTGCAACAACTCGCTGAACCAGCCAAGTTCCTGCGCAGCAAACTGCCGGGCCTCACCGAGCTCGGTCTGCTGTACCGCGAACTGGGCCGTGTTGAGGCGCTGGTCGAAGACATCCTCCTGGCCAGCCTGGACAGTTGCATCCTCGACGGCGTCAGCCCACTGCCACGCGACGGTGCCGCACTGGCTGCCTTGGCCGAGAAAAAGCGCGGCGTCTGGACCGAGCATGCCGAGCGCCTGGCGCGCCTGACACTGGACATCCTCAAGCTCTGGCACAGTCTGCAAAAGCGCTTCAAGGGCAAGATCGACCTGGCCCAGGCCATGGCCCTCAACGACATCAAGCAGCAGCTCGCCAATCTGGTCTATCCCGGCTTCGTCCGCGAAACCCCGGCCGAATGGCTGAAGGAACTGCCGCGCTACCTGAAAGCCATCGACCAGCGCCTCGACAAAGTCGGTGCGCAACTGCAGCGCGACCGCGTGTGGACCGGCGAACTCACCGGCTACTGGGAGCAATACAAGGCGCGCCTGGCTAAACACAGCCAGGAAGGCAAACGTGATCCGGAACTGGTGCTGTACCGCTGGATGCTCGAGGAATACCGCGTCTCGCTGTTCGCCCAGCAACTGGGCACCAAGATGGCGGTGTCGGATAAACGGATGAACAAACAGTGGAGCAGCGTCGACGCCTGA
- a CDS encoding DUF3087 domain-containing protein, with protein sequence MFAIQPMSPERYRQQTRRSTLLIGAIFLGLGMLCAAASVKLFGTSDGDNFRWNLLGVLVGLALTVAVVRISLWRQPWMAPAVYGWQLKRSLMRVTNVMHQVKAGVATGDTAAMKLLRFYHLGLTQMHQLDGNSSELSQLVREIDTHREAMEAQGLDPTQDRLDPAWLETVKRFAK encoded by the coding sequence ATGTTCGCAATCCAACCCATGAGCCCTGAGCGCTATCGCCAGCAGACCCGCCGCAGCACCCTGCTGATCGGCGCCATCTTCCTCGGGCTGGGCATGCTCTGCGCCGCCGCCAGCGTCAAGCTGTTCGGCACCTCGGACGGAGACAACTTCCGCTGGAACCTGCTCGGTGTGCTGGTCGGTCTGGCCCTGACCGTCGCCGTAGTGCGCATCAGCCTGTGGCGGCAGCCCTGGATGGCCCCGGCGGTCTATGGCTGGCAGCTCAAACGCAGCCTGATGCGGGTCACCAACGTGATGCACCAGGTGAAGGCCGGCGTCGCCACCGGCGATACCGCGGCCATGAAGCTGCTGCGCTTCTACCACCTGGGCCTGACGCAGATGCACCAGTTGGACGGCAACAGCAGTGAGCTTAGCCAGCTGGTCCGGGAGATCGATACTCACCGCGAGGCGATGGAGGCGCAGGGGCTGGACCCTACTCAGGACCGGCTCGATCCCGCCTGGCTGGAGACGGTGAAGCGTTTCGCAAAGTGA
- a CDS encoding TIGR04211 family SH3 domain-containing protein, with translation MPLSCHFPACASPLQLRAIAACLLAGLLAVGAPAQAEEPASTARWVSDSLTTFVRSGPTDGYRIVGTLTSGQKVELLRTQEGYSQVRGENGNSVWIASRDLQEVPGQAERLPQLDQKVAELQAELKGIDDTWKTRVQGMQETLDSRKVLIDELQAARTALDSELSQARTELREVQAQLGDENKQVLMRYMIYGGSIAGVGLFAGLILPALLRVRRKRNDQWF, from the coding sequence ATGCCCCTATCTTGTCATTTCCCCGCCTGTGCTTCCCCGCTCCAGCTCCGCGCCATCGCTGCCTGCCTGCTAGCTGGTCTACTGGCGGTCGGTGCCCCCGCGCAGGCCGAGGAGCCCGCCAGCACTGCGCGCTGGGTGAGCGATAGCCTGACGACCTTCGTGCGCAGCGGTCCCACCGACGGCTACCGTATTGTCGGCACGCTCACCTCTGGACAGAAGGTCGAGTTGTTGCGCACCCAGGAGGGTTACAGCCAAGTGCGTGGTGAGAACGGCAACAGCGTATGGATCGCCAGCCGCGATCTACAGGAAGTGCCCGGCCAAGCCGAGCGCCTGCCGCAGTTGGATCAAAAGGTGGCCGAACTCCAGGCCGAGCTGAAAGGCATCGACGACACCTGGAAGACCCGCGTGCAAGGCATGCAGGAGACCCTGGATTCGCGCAAAGTGCTGATCGACGAATTGCAAGCAGCGCGCACCGCGCTGGACAGTGAACTGAGCCAGGCCCGCACCGAATTACGCGAGGTGCAGGCGCAGTTGGGCGACGAGAACAAGCAGGTACTGATGCGCTACATGATCTACGGCGGCAGCATCGCCGGTGTCGGGCTATTCGCCGGGCTGATCCTCCCGGCTCTGCTGCGGGTGCGGCGCAAGCGTAATGATCAGTGGTTTTGA
- a CDS encoding RimK family protein — MARKTYLVSEGKSSGQLVIIVERKEDWASYFPSEDVVSAQEYLEQSRNNEFGKRVQVINLCRNYKYLGHGYYCSLLAEARGHKVIPSVKTISELTRKSLYGLALDDLEKTLEKALSNHQYLSTEGFTLRLYFGRTDMEPLQDIARQLFEAFPCPILLVEFRKADGWQIAGVKSGALHKLRESQEDQFANALDGFSRKIWRVPRSRRVARYDLAILHDPDETLPPSNAKALESFVRVGRSMGIDVELIEKKDYARLAEYDALLIRETTSVDNHTYRFAKKAESEGLVVMDDPTSILRCTNKVYLTDLLRSNKLAMPASEILYKDNPQELEQVGERLGFPLVLKIPDGCFSRGVIKVENQEQLLKATDELFEHSVLLLAQEFLYTDYDWRIGILNRKPIFACQYFMSKGHWQIFNHKAMGAEVIGECRTLAVHEAPRAVVELAVKTANLIGDGLYGVDLKQVGDRVVVIEVNDNPNLDAGIEDAYLQDDLYTLVLEEFVRRLELKRRGQAW; from the coding sequence ATGGCTAGGAAAACTTATCTTGTAAGTGAAGGTAAGAGTTCAGGTCAGCTGGTTATTATTGTGGAGCGGAAGGAGGACTGGGCTAGTTACTTCCCGAGCGAAGATGTGGTGAGCGCGCAAGAATACCTAGAGCAGTCGCGCAATAATGAGTTTGGAAAGCGTGTTCAGGTGATTAATTTATGCCGTAATTACAAGTACTTAGGGCATGGGTATTATTGCTCGTTGCTGGCTGAGGCGCGTGGTCACAAAGTAATTCCATCGGTTAAGACAATCAGCGAACTTACCCGTAAGTCACTCTATGGCTTGGCCCTGGATGATCTAGAAAAGACACTTGAGAAGGCGCTGAGCAATCACCAGTATTTAAGTACTGAAGGTTTTACCCTGAGGCTTTATTTTGGCCGAACAGATATGGAGCCTCTGCAGGATATTGCCCGCCAATTATTTGAGGCATTTCCCTGTCCGATATTGCTGGTCGAATTCAGAAAGGCCGATGGCTGGCAAATTGCCGGAGTGAAGTCAGGCGCTTTGCACAAGTTGCGTGAGAGTCAGGAAGATCAGTTTGCCAACGCGTTGGATGGTTTCAGCCGCAAGATCTGGCGCGTCCCTCGATCCAGGCGCGTGGCGCGCTATGACCTGGCCATTCTGCATGATCCTGACGAAACGCTGCCGCCGTCGAATGCCAAGGCCTTGGAGAGTTTCGTCCGCGTTGGCCGGAGCATGGGTATTGATGTCGAGTTGATCGAGAAGAAGGATTACGCACGGCTTGCTGAGTACGACGCCTTGTTGATCCGCGAGACCACCAGTGTGGACAACCACACCTATCGCTTCGCCAAGAAGGCTGAAAGCGAAGGGCTAGTGGTGATGGACGACCCGACCTCCATCCTGCGCTGCACCAACAAGGTCTACCTGACCGATCTGCTGCGCAGCAACAAGCTGGCGATGCCGGCCAGCGAGATCCTCTACAAGGACAACCCGCAGGAGCTGGAGCAAGTGGGCGAGCGGCTGGGTTTCCCGTTGGTGCTGAAGATTCCCGACGGCTGCTTCTCGCGCGGAGTGATCAAGGTGGAAAACCAAGAGCAGCTGCTCAAGGCTACCGACGAACTCTTCGAGCACTCGGTGCTGCTACTCGCCCAGGAGTTCCTCTACACCGACTACGACTGGCGCATCGGAATTCTTAACCGCAAGCCGATCTTCGCCTGCCAGTACTTCATGTCGAAGGGCCACTGGCAGATCTTCAACCACAAGGCCATGGGTGCCGAAGTGATTGGCGAGTGCCGCACGCTGGCCGTCCATGAAGCGCCCCGCGCGGTGGTGGAGCTGGCGGTGAAAACGGCCAACCTGATCGGCGATGGTCTCTATGGGGTGGACCTCAAGCAGGTTGGCGACCGGGTAGTGGTGATCGAAGTGAACGACAACCCCAACCTCGATGCCGGGATCGAGGACGCGTACCTGCAGGACGACCTCTACACCCTGGTGCTGGAAGAATTCGTCCGCAGGCTGGAACTGAAACGACGCGGCCAGGCCTGGTAG
- a CDS encoding magnesium transporter CorA family protein, with the protein MVNSFQLSQGVLRPTESLDAEVLLFINPDAAERDLLQSRFRLDEHALASALDPDEVSRIEFHPDSLFLIWKRPENYSGGDSFSFEVSSFGLLLSAERLVLIAPDDSQMRGLGARHDLHTPLDVLLDMLFSNIHHYLGHLKVIKMVARELQQRFNSSMQNHHLVQMFNLSESLIYYINAIHSNGTVLSRLRNHAEKRHFSAEVLALIDDLIIENNQCYKQAEIYSTVFAGLMDARGNLANNTMNEMLRKLTLINVVFLPLNLIASIGGMSEFSMMTAGVPWWLAYPILVLAMLLLGGVMVLFLKRLARDFRGGRPEASADGGRDRRWRGGFFTRIFS; encoded by the coding sequence ATGGTTAACAGCTTCCAACTCTCCCAAGGCGTATTGCGTCCGACCGAAAGCCTGGACGCCGAGGTGCTTCTCTTCATCAATCCGGATGCCGCCGAGCGTGACCTGCTGCAGAGCAGGTTCCGCCTCGACGAGCATGCGCTGGCCTCGGCCCTGGACCCGGACGAGGTATCGCGCATCGAGTTCCACCCGGACAGCCTCTTTCTGATCTGGAAGCGCCCCGAGAACTACTCGGGCGGCGACAGCTTCTCCTTCGAGGTGTCGTCCTTTGGCCTGCTGCTGAGCGCCGAACGCCTGGTTCTGATCGCCCCGGACGACTCGCAGATGCGCGGACTGGGCGCCCGCCACGACCTGCACACGCCATTGGATGTGCTGCTGGACATGCTGTTCAGCAACATCCACCACTACCTGGGCCATCTCAAGGTGATCAAGATGGTGGCCCGCGAACTCCAGCAGCGCTTCAACAGCTCGATGCAGAACCACCATCTGGTGCAGATGTTCAATCTCAGCGAGAGCCTGATCTATTACATCAACGCCATCCACAGTAACGGCACAGTGCTCTCAAGGCTGCGCAACCATGCCGAGAAGAGGCATTTCAGCGCCGAGGTGCTGGCGCTGATCGACGACCTGATCATCGAAAACAACCAGTGCTACAAGCAGGCGGAGATCTACTCCACGGTGTTCGCCGGGCTGATGGATGCCCGCGGCAATTTGGCCAACAACACCATGAACGAAATGCTGCGCAAGCTGACCCTGATCAACGTGGTGTTTCTGCCCCTGAACCTGATCGCCAGCATCGGCGGCATGTCCGAGTTCAGCATGATGACGGCCGGCGTGCCCTGGTGGCTGGCCTATCCGATTCTGGTGTTGGCGATGTTGTTACTGGGCGGGGTGATGGTGCTGTTCCTCAAGCGCCTGGCGCGGGACTTCCGCGGTGGACGCCCGGAGGCATCGGCAGATGGTGGCCGGGACCGGCGTTGGAGAGGGGGATTTTTCACAAGGATCTTTTCGTGA
- a CDS encoding Mut7-C ubiquitin/RNAse domain-containing protein, whose protein sequence is MTTATFRFYEELNEFLPADRRRQDITCVCARAATTKHMIEALGVPHTEVELVLVNGESVGFERLIEDGDRIAVYPKFEALDVSSLLRVRERPLRVTRFVADVHLGGLAHLLRLAGFDTLYETDFADAQIAALGADEGRIVLTRDRELLKRRNVTHGCYVRALKPALQLRELFERLDLAGSARPFSLCLHCNAPLREVDKAAVLERLPPKVRELYQRFLTCDGCQRVFWEGSHWRSMQALLRPLLAARDG, encoded by the coding sequence ATGACCACCGCCACCTTTCGCTTCTACGAAGAACTCAACGAGTTCCTCCCCGCCGACCGCCGCCGGCAGGACATCACCTGCGTCTGCGCCCGCGCCGCGACCACCAAGCACATGATCGAAGCCCTCGGCGTGCCGCATACCGAGGTGGAGTTGGTGTTGGTGAATGGCGAGTCGGTGGGGTTTGAGCGGTTGATTGAAGACGGCGACCGGATTGCGGTGTATCCGAAGTTCGAGGCGCTGGATGTCAGCTCGCTGTTGCGGGTGCGTGAACGGCCGTTGCGGGTGACGCGCTTCGTCGCCGATGTGCATCTCGGTGGGCTGGCGCATCTGCTGCGCCTGGCCGGGTTCGACACGCTGTACGAGACGGACTTCGCCGACGCGCAGATCGCCGCACTGGGCGCTGACGAAGGGCGAATCGTGCTGACCCGCGACCGAGAGTTGCTCAAGCGGCGCAATGTCACCCACGGCTGCTATGTGCGGGCGTTGAAGCCGGCGTTGCAGTTGCGTGAGTTGTTCGAGCGGCTGGACTTGGCCGGCAGCGCGCGGCCGTTCAGCTTGTGCCTGCATTGCAATGCGCCGCTGCGCGAGGTGGACAAGGCGGCGGTACTCGAGCGCCTGCCGCCGAAGGTGCGCGAGTTGTATCAGCGCTTTCTCACCTGCGATGGCTGTCAGCGGGTGTTCT